The genomic region TCTCAAAAGACCCCCGGAGCCCTGGTGTATGGCCCTTGCGGCGGTGTCATCAAAAAGATTTGTCTCCACTCCGGCAAGTCCCAGGTGGTGGGCCAGGTATTTTCGCATCATATCCAGGTTAAGCCCTTCCAGATGACTTCGGGCAATAATTCTTGACGCCAGGGGGCCGGAGCCCCGATACATCAATTTGTCAATCAGGTTGGACTGCCCCGCCAATATGACGGGCAGCCAGGGTTTGGAGTCTTTTTCGAACTGGGTGATGGTGTGCAGTTCGGCAAAGACCTCCAGCCTCAGCAATGACGCTTCGTCTATGATCAAAACCGGCTTTATTTTTTTCCCGAGGACCTGTTTTTTGATCTCTTTACGAATCATGTCCGTCATCAAGGCTTTGGAGTTGGTGGACAAAAATATCTGAAGCTTTGATATGATCTGCCGGTAAAGCTCAATGATGGAACCTGATGAGGCCACCACGTAGACGCAGCGATATTCGGAAGGGTGAAGCATGGCGGCGCTGTAACGCAAAGCCGTTGATTTTCCGCTTCCGATCTCGCCGGTGACAAGACCGATGCCTCCCAGTCCCACAGCATAGTCAAAGCGATTTTGAACCGATATCAGCTCATGGGTTTCAAGCATCTCATTCGGCTTTAAATCCGAGATAAACGGCTCTTTTTTTAAACTGAAAAAAACCCTGTGATTATCC from Candidatus Desulfarcum epimagneticum harbors:
- a CDS encoding AAA family ATPase codes for the protein MDNHRVFFSLKKEPFISDLKPNEMLETHELISVQNRFDYAVGLGGIGLVTGEIGSGKSTALRYSAAMLHPSEYRCVYVVASSGSIIELYRQIISKLQIFLSTNSKALMTDMIRKEIKKQVLGKKIKPVLIIDEASLLRLEVFAELHTITQFEKDSKPWLPVILAGQSNLIDKLMYRGSGPLASRIIARSHLEGLNLDMMRKYLAHHLGLAGVETNLFDDTAARAIHQGSGGLLRKANHLARGALIAAAAQKSMTVKADHVRLASTEIF